A genomic segment from Yimella sp. cx-51 encodes:
- the ptsP gene encoding phosphoenolpyruvate--protein phosphotransferase, producing MGSAVDQQNLHGIGVSAGAAYGPAVIVAPAVRAPADEQPAADPDVALVEVKAAFEKVAVDLEQRAARADDTAQQILKATALIARDKGLHKATGKQLASGKGPATSVHLAVEEYAAQFEALGGYFAERVTDLRDVGSRTIAAVLGVPAPGVPNLAEPSIIVADDLAPAETATLDKALVAGIVTQEGGRTSHTAILAAQMGIPAVVHCEGALDIAAGTPVAIDGGTGEVLVSPSPENVATLRDRGARREAALAGSAGPGVTSDGHPVSLLANIGGVEDAVEAGAADCEGVGLFRTEFVFLSSSTAPTLEEQTQIYTKVFEPFGSDRRVIVRTLDAGADKPLAFADLGPEENPALGRRGLRLSQAREDLLDTQLEALAAAASATGADVRVMAPMVATADEADWFAQRVSAAGLAKSGVMIEVPAAALRARDVLANVDFGSLGTNDLAQYTMAADRMAGALSALLDPWQPAVLAVIDAACKGAAELGKPMGVCGESGGDALLALVLTGLGVHSLSMAPSKVPMVRYALSLHSLDDCRRLAQLALGARTAADALAAVREACNPDLAALV from the coding sequence ATGGGGAGCGCGGTGGACCAGCAGAATCTGCACGGCATCGGCGTCAGCGCCGGCGCGGCATACGGCCCGGCCGTCATCGTCGCACCGGCGGTGCGCGCACCGGCTGACGAACAGCCGGCAGCCGACCCCGACGTTGCACTCGTGGAGGTGAAGGCTGCCTTCGAGAAGGTGGCCGTCGACCTCGAACAGCGGGCGGCGCGCGCGGACGACACGGCCCAACAGATTCTGAAGGCCACCGCGCTCATCGCTCGGGACAAGGGTCTGCACAAGGCGACGGGCAAGCAGCTCGCCTCAGGTAAGGGCCCGGCCACCTCAGTGCACCTCGCAGTCGAGGAGTACGCCGCCCAGTTCGAGGCACTCGGCGGCTACTTCGCCGAGCGGGTCACCGACCTGCGCGATGTCGGATCACGCACGATCGCAGCGGTGCTCGGCGTCCCTGCGCCCGGAGTGCCCAACCTCGCCGAGCCCAGCATCATCGTCGCCGATGACCTGGCACCAGCCGAGACCGCGACGCTCGACAAGGCGCTGGTCGCCGGCATCGTCACCCAGGAGGGCGGACGCACCAGCCACACCGCGATCCTCGCCGCGCAGATGGGCATTCCGGCCGTCGTGCACTGCGAAGGCGCTCTCGACATCGCGGCCGGCACGCCGGTTGCGATCGACGGAGGCACCGGCGAAGTACTGGTGTCTCCGTCACCGGAAAACGTTGCGACACTTCGCGATCGAGGTGCCAGACGGGAGGCTGCCCTGGCCGGAAGCGCAGGCCCGGGCGTCACCTCCGACGGTCACCCCGTCTCGTTGCTGGCCAACATCGGCGGCGTCGAGGACGCCGTCGAGGCGGGAGCCGCCGACTGCGAAGGCGTGGGTCTGTTCCGCACCGAGTTCGTCTTCCTCTCCTCTTCCACGGCGCCGACGTTGGAGGAGCAGACGCAGATCTACACCAAGGTCTTCGAGCCCTTCGGCAGCGACCGTCGTGTGATCGTGCGGACGCTCGACGCGGGAGCCGACAAGCCGCTGGCTTTCGCCGATCTCGGCCCGGAGGAAAACCCCGCCCTCGGACGACGCGGACTGCGTCTCTCGCAAGCACGCGAAGACCTGCTCGACACCCAGCTGGAGGCGCTCGCTGCCGCGGCGTCGGCCACGGGCGCGGATGTCCGGGTCATGGCCCCGATGGTCGCCACCGCTGACGAAGCCGACTGGTTCGCGCAGCGCGTTTCAGCCGCTGGACTGGCGAAGTCGGGAGTCATGATCGAGGTGCCGGCCGCGGCGCTGCGCGCCCGCGACGTCCTGGCGAACGTCGACTTCGGCAGCCTCGGCACCAATGACCTCGCGCAGTACACGATGGCCGCCGACCGTATGGCCGGTGCGCTCTCCGCGCTGCTCGACCCGTGGCAGCCCGCAGTGCTCGCCGTGATCGACGCCGCCTGCAAGGGTGCCGCCGAACTCGGCAAACCGATGGGCGTCTGCGGCGAGTCCGGCGGCGACGCGCTGCTGGCGCTCGTGCTCACCGGTCTGGGCGTGCACTCCCTGTCGATGGCGCCCTCGAAGGTGCCGATGGTGCGCTACGCCTTGTCACTGCACTCCCTGGACGACTGCCGCCGCCTGGCTCAGCTCGCCCTGGGAGCGCGGACCGCAGCCGATGCTCTGGCGGCCGTCCGCGAGGCGTGCAACCCCGACCTGGCTGCGCTGGTCTGA
- a CDS encoding HPr family phosphocarrier protein translates to MAQRTATIASSVGLHARPASMFVQAAAETGLDIEIARPGEDPVDATSILGVMALGAKHGEEVVLTAEGEGADEALDSLVELLSRDLDAE, encoded by the coding sequence ATGGCACAGCGCACCGCAACCATCGCCTCGTCCGTGGGCTTGCACGCCCGCCCGGCCTCGATGTTCGTCCAGGCAGCGGCCGAGACCGGCCTCGACATCGAGATCGCCCGCCCCGGCGAAGACCCGGTGGACGCCACGAGCATCCTCGGTGTGATGGCACTCGGCGCCAAGCACGGCGAAGAGGTCGTGCTCACCGCTGAAGGCGAAGGCGCCGACGAAGCTCTCGACTCGCTGGTCGAGCTGCTCTCCCGCGACCTCGACGCAGAGTGA
- a CDS encoding fructose-specific PTS transporter subunit EIIC, whose translation MSLINNEQVILDLRGEDRHEATRLLAERLVASGRCTDLDGFLADVRAREEKMATGLPGGIGIPHARSAAITEPSLVFGRTTDGIDWGAKDGPAKLIFLIAAPESGGDAHMQMLPKLAKALMDKGFRAQLAAATTEDEVTDLVNSRVSLDPAPAAPAKEAPAPAAAPAATADAGATAATAPAETPAVASPAAAAEPAATGRRFVAVTSCPTGIAHTYMAAEALQNAAAEAGHTIVVETQGSAGSTPLTARQIAEADAVIFAHDVEVRDKQRFAGKPTVDVGVKKAISDGPALLERAGRLADEWKNDPSRAQQTATVADEEPQSEGVGTRLRKWLMTGVSYMIPFVAAGGILIALGFMLAQIFGGENGAIDVTKQFTLNPAGGEGLTVLQNDFNPLDGMHWAALLFLIGGAAFGFLVPILSGYIAYAIADRPGLVPGIVGGAVAVTMQAGFLGGIATGLIGGLIAKWISGWNVHKNVRGVMPVVVIPLLSTLLTVGLLITVVGRPIKWLSDQLAEGLNSMSGTSAILLGLVLGAMMGFDLGGPVNKVAYAFATTGLATAGTATDAPQLKIMAAVMAAGMVAPLGLALATTVRPKLFTEPERENGKAAWLLGASFISEGAIPFAAADPWRVMLSSLVGSGVTGALTMAFGATLRAPHGGIWVLPLIGNFLLFLVALVAGVLVMAAMVVVLKQSAANRTQATVPAV comes from the coding sequence GTGTCTCTCATCAACAACGAACAGGTCATCCTCGACCTGCGCGGCGAGGACCGTCACGAGGCCACCCGCCTCCTGGCTGAGCGCCTCGTGGCCAGCGGTCGCTGCACCGACCTCGACGGCTTCCTGGCCGACGTCCGCGCCCGTGAGGAGAAGATGGCCACCGGCCTGCCCGGCGGCATCGGCATCCCGCACGCCCGAAGCGCCGCCATCACCGAGCCTTCGCTGGTCTTCGGCCGCACCACCGATGGCATCGACTGGGGCGCCAAGGACGGCCCAGCGAAGCTGATCTTCCTGATCGCCGCCCCGGAATCCGGCGGGGATGCCCACATGCAGATGCTGCCCAAGCTCGCGAAGGCCTTGATGGACAAGGGTTTCCGCGCTCAGCTCGCAGCCGCGACGACCGAGGACGAGGTCACCGACCTGGTGAACTCCCGCGTCTCGCTCGACCCGGCTCCCGCTGCCCCGGCCAAGGAGGCCCCAGCACCGGCAGCTGCCCCCGCGGCCACTGCTGATGCGGGAGCTACCGCTGCTACTGCGCCTGCTGAAACCCCCGCCGTTGCATCACCCGCGGCTGCGGCTGAGCCGGCCGCGACCGGCCGTCGCTTCGTTGCGGTGACCTCCTGCCCCACCGGGATCGCACACACCTACATGGCAGCCGAGGCTCTGCAGAATGCAGCCGCCGAGGCCGGCCACACGATCGTGGTCGAGACCCAGGGTTCGGCCGGTTCGACCCCGCTGACCGCCCGGCAGATCGCCGAGGCCGACGCGGTGATCTTCGCCCACGACGTGGAGGTGCGCGACAAGCAGCGCTTCGCTGGTAAGCCCACGGTGGACGTCGGCGTGAAGAAGGCGATCAGCGATGGCCCGGCGCTCCTTGAGCGCGCTGGTCGTCTCGCCGACGAGTGGAAGAACGACCCGTCGCGCGCCCAGCAGACAGCAACCGTCGCCGACGAGGAGCCGCAGAGCGAGGGAGTCGGCACCCGGCTGCGTAAGTGGCTGATGACCGGTGTGTCGTACATGATCCCGTTCGTCGCAGCGGGCGGAATTCTCATCGCGCTCGGCTTCATGCTCGCGCAGATCTTCGGCGGCGAGAACGGCGCGATCGACGTCACCAAGCAGTTCACGCTCAACCCCGCCGGCGGCGAGGGCCTCACGGTGTTGCAGAACGACTTCAACCCGCTGGACGGTATGCACTGGGCCGCGCTGCTCTTCCTCATCGGTGGCGCTGCGTTCGGCTTCCTGGTGCCGATCCTCTCCGGCTACATCGCCTACGCGATCGCCGACCGGCCCGGCCTCGTGCCCGGCATCGTCGGTGGCGCCGTTGCGGTCACCATGCAGGCCGGCTTCCTCGGCGGGATTGCCACCGGTCTGATCGGCGGTCTCATCGCCAAGTGGATCTCCGGCTGGAACGTGCACAAGAACGTCCGCGGCGTGATGCCCGTCGTCGTCATCCCGCTGCTGTCGACCTTGCTCACCGTCGGTCTGCTCATCACCGTCGTCGGCCGCCCCATCAAGTGGCTGTCCGACCAGCTCGCTGAAGGCCTGAACAGCATGTCGGGCACCAGCGCGATCCTGCTCGGCCTCGTGCTCGGCGCGATGATGGGCTTCGACCTCGGCGGCCCGGTCAACAAGGTCGCTTATGCCTTCGCGACCACGGGCCTGGCCACCGCTGGCACCGCCACCGATGCCCCGCAGCTGAAGATCATGGCCGCTGTCATGGCAGCCGGCATGGTCGCGCCGCTCGGACTGGCCCTGGCCACTACCGTGCGCCCCAAGCTCTTCACCGAGCCGGAGCGCGAGAACGGCAAGGCTGCCTGGCTGCTCGGAGCCTCGTTCATCTCCGAAGGCGCCATCCCCTTCGCCGCCGCCGACCCGTGGCGCGTGATGCTCTCCTCGCTCGTGGGCTCCGGTGTCACCGGTGCACTGACGATGGCCTTCGGCGCCACCCTGCGCGCCCCGCACGGCGGAATCTGGGTGCTGCCCCTCATCGGCAACTTTCTGCTCTTCCTCGTCGCACTGGTCGCCGGTGTGCTCGTGATGGCCGCCATGGTGGTCGTCCTGAAGCAGTCCGCTGCGAACCGCACACAGGCAACCGTCCCCGCAGTCTGA